Genomic DNA from Brenneria izadpanahii:
ACAATAATGCCCAGCGCTTCCCAGCGTTTCAGCGCCTCACGCACGGTATTACGACTGACTGCCAACCCTTCGGCCAATACGCGTTCCGGCGGTAGTTTCTCCCCGACGCGAGTACCAGACTGCGCGACATAACGCGTCAGTGCGTCAAGCACCATCGTGTCGCTCTGCTGGCGCGCTATCGGATGCAGTAAATTCAAATCGTTGTGCATTCCCGTCCTCAAATGGATCTTTTGAATTGGTCCAACAACTCAACTTATTCGTCACAATGCAATATATTTGCCAACTAATTAATTGGATGATTTATAAGTAGATTTTGTGTTTTTTGATTATTTGGGATTATCAGGAGAGATCTTCAGCGTGCAGAGAGAACGCCTGTTGTGCAAAGAATGCCCCCTGTTGACGCAAAAAATGCAGGACGAAATACAGCAGGCGGGGACGCTGGCCGTTGACGGGAATCACGCGGCTCATTGAGTAGCGGCAATACTCGCGCAGTGCAGAATCTCGCCCAGGTGTTAATGGAAAAACGGCCTCAGCATCGGGAGGAAATTATGGCCATCGCATCGCAACTGGAACAGATCGGTTTTAAAAAAGGGATGCGGCAAGGAATAGAAAAAGGCATGGAAAAGGGAATCAAAACCAGCGCATAGAAATGACGCCATTGCATTGCAGCGCGCGAAACTAACGGCCTCGGCGTTTGCATAAAAATGTGACTAAGAGACAGCCCTCGCCAGGGGAAGGAGCTAACCCAAAAACGTTGGATTACGCCTTCCCGAGCGAAAGCAGAATATGCCCTATTAAAGATACGGGGATAGTTTGTAAAACAGCGGCTACAACCGATCAAGCAGTTGTTTCAGATCATTACCTTTCTGGCTTTGATTATTTTTATCAGCCCATTCATTTAGCCGTTTTTTCACTTCATCCTGGATGCGTTTACGCAGCAACTGCTCTACCTGCAGCTGATAATTCAGCTTATCCCACGAGCCATAAATACGTAATGGAATGGTCGTATTTTGCAACGCGCTGATTAACTGTTCATCGCCGCGCCAGCCCTGCACAATCCGCACGCCCAGATTGGTGTCACAGGTTCTGGCCAGGAGATCAAGCTGCCCGTTCCCCGTTAACGACAGCAGTTCAGAGCTGCCTTTCAGGTCGCTGATACGCAGCTTTCCGGCGTTCAACTGCGCGTTTCCCGTCAACTGCTTGACTTCAGTATAACGTTCATACCGCTCCATTCCCTGAACGCCGCTGTTGCCGCGCACCACCGCCATTTGCACCATCTGATGAATATTCAGCCCCTGCAAACGCAGATCGGTGATTTTCAGCGCCGCTTTGCCCTGCCACTGGCGAAGAATATCCGCCGGCGTAAACGTATTGCCGCCCAGTTGGCCATTCATTGAGAATTTGCCGCTCAATGTTCCGGGTAAACCAAAGGCCGCCGTCAGCGGGGCGATATCCACATTAGTAATTTCGGGTTGAATCGAGATAGCCGGAGACGCTTTTACATCCATTTTGCCGGGCAGGGAAAAACTCCCCTCCCCCAGCTTGCCGTTCAACGCGGCGATATCCAGCAGCCCCTGTTGATTGGTCGCCTGAAGGTTAAACTGGCTGATGTGGAGTCCACGGTAGATCAATGATCCGGCCTGCAACGACAGCCGCGCGGAAAAACCCTCCAGGCCGCTGGTTTTATTCGCGGGTTCTTCAGATGAGATGACCGGTTTCCCCGCTTTGGCCGGGCCGGACGAGGAGGAGTCCTTCGCAGCGGTCGGCTTGGTGCCGAGCAAAGCGTCCAGATCGATTTTGTCGGATTTCAAGTCCAGCGCATAATCAGGAACGGCGCCAAGCGTTGCGCTGCCGCTTCCCGTTAGTTGACTCTCATTGGCGCTCAAGGCCAGTTGGCTCAGCGTGATTTTTTCAGGCTGATGCTGATAGCTGGCCTGCAAACTGCCTTTGCCGGCGATGCCGCCAGCGGGGATATCCGCGCCCTGAATCTGGTAATCCAGCTTCTCAATATTTGCGCTCACCTGTTGCGGGAAATGAGACATATCCATATCCGCAGACAGAGAAAAAGCGATATCCCG
This window encodes:
- the asmA gene encoding outer membrane assembly protein AsmA; amino-acid sequence: MRRFLTTLAILLVVLVAGMTALVVLVNPNDFRAYMIRQVEERSGYQLRLDGDLRWHVWPQLSILSGGMSLIAPGATAPIISAENMRLDVKLWPLLSHKLAVNQVMLKGAVIRLTPESEVKPANNAPIAPPGSPASAEKSGWRLDIDKLRIADSLLVLQRNDNEQINVRDIDLLMEQDSERQVHIDLSSRINRDQRDIAFSLSADMDMSHFPQQVSANIEKLDYQIQGADIPAGGIAGKGSLQASYQHQPEKITLSQLALSANESQLTGSGSATLGAVPDYALDLKSDKIDLDALLGTKPTAAKDSSSSGPAKAGKPVISSEEPANKTSGLEGFSARLSLQAGSLIYRGLHISQFNLQATNQQGLLDIAALNGKLGEGSFSLPGKMDVKASPAISIQPEITNVDIAPLTAAFGLPGTLSGKFSMNGQLGGNTFTPADILRQWQGKAALKITDLRLQGLNIHQMVQMAVVRGNSGVQGMERYERYTEVKQLTGNAQLNAGKLRISDLKGSSELLSLTGNGQLDLLARTCDTNLGVRIVQGWRGDEQLISALQNTTIPLRIYGSWDKLNYQLQVEQLLRKRIQDEVKKRLNEWADKNNQSQKGNDLKQLLDRL